From one Lycium ferocissimum isolate CSIRO_LF1 chromosome 7, AGI_CSIRO_Lferr_CH_V1, whole genome shotgun sequence genomic stretch:
- the LOC132063685 gene encoding cytosolic sulfotransferase 14 codes for MQIKSFPSLTDQLSNTQKMTYITSLLKTQSKNGKPKQEETLSEELDEFLTSLPKEKGWRTPNLFLFQGYWCQPQEIRAIISTQNHFKAQDSDLILASIPKSGTTWLKALTFAIVNRNKFSVQPKNLHHPLLTQNPHELVPFLEYKLYADCNRLPDLSLLSSPRLVATHVPFVALPDSVNTTNCKIVYICRNPFDTFVSIWHYLGKIRPESLGPLPFEEAFDLYCRGVIGFGPYWDHMLGYWKESLERPDKVLFLKYEDMKVDMCGQLKKLAEFLGFAFTEEEEKGGMIEDISSLCSFQNMKDLQVNKKGKGAISNYENSDLFRKGEIGDWVNYFTPSMFERLSNVMEEKLEGSGLTFTVC; via the coding sequence ATGCAAATCAAATCCTTCCCATCACTTACTGATCAGCTAAGCAACACTCAAAAAATGACATACATCACATCTCTCCTCAAAACCCAATCCAAGAATGGAAAACCAAAACAAGAAGAAACTCTCAGTGAAGAGCTTGATGAGTTTCTCACTTCTCTTCCCAAAGAAAAAGGCTGGAGAACACCCAATCTCTTCCTATTTCAAGGCTATTGGTGTCAACCCCAAGAAATCCGAGCCATAATTTCGACACAAAATCACTTTAAAGCTCAAGATAGTGACCTGATCCTTGCCAGCATACCAAAATCCGGCACCACTTGGCTAAAAGCACTCACATTCGCCATCGTAAACAGGAACAAATTCAGTGTTCAACCAAAGAACCTTCATCATCCTTTGCTCACTCAGAATCCTCATGAACTTGTACCTTTCCTAGAGTACAAACTTTACGCCGATTGTAATCGCCTCCCTGATCTTTCCTTGCTTTCTTCTCCACGACTTGTTGCCACCCACGTCCCTTTCGTGGCACTACCTGATTCAGTCAATACCACAAATTGCAAAATTGTGTACATTTGCAGGAACCCTTTTGAtacctttgtttcaatttggCACTACCTTGGCAAAATCAGGCCTGAATCTCTGGGCCCTCTTCCTTTTGAGGAAGCATTTGATTTGTATTGCAGGGGAGTTATAGGGTTTGGTCCTTACTGGGACCATATGTTGGGTTACTGGAAAGAAAGCTTAGAAAGGCCAGATAAAGTCTTGTTCTTGAAATATGAAGACATGAAAGTAGATATGTGTGGCCAATTGAAGAAATTAGCTGAGTTTTTGGGGTTTGCTTTTACAGAGGAAGAGGAAAAGGGAGGAATGATTGAAGATATATCAAGTCTTTGTAGCTTCCAGAACATGAAAGATTTACAAGTGAATAAGAAAGGGAAAGGAGCAATTTCAAACTATGAAAACAGTGATTTGTTTAGGAAAGGTGAGATTGGAGATTGGGTGAATTATTTTACCCCTTCCATGTTTGAGAGACTTTCTAATGTTATGGAAGAAAAATTAGAAGGCTCAGGGCTTACCTTCACAGTCTGTTGA